tgcccataagtcagggcgtgattcctcacaaaagaaagaaaacattttattattaacaAATCCGAATATGCTCAGTTATtaagctatacagagtgaaaaaTATCTTCTGAATTCCAGTTCACCTGCTGGAACGACGCCAAACCGGTAGGCGgctatttgttggctgttaattaagatgtactttatgtaaaatgaactgagaaattgaataaaaccgtttccagacctttAGCTACAGTGATTGGAGTCAACCATTGTTGATGGTCGGCCAGCTGATAATtgtccgagcgaagtgagttctaagattcaagtcgacggtatgGTATCCcatttgtttgaatgtttatatgttgcgtattcacggcaaaacgcggttatagattttcatgaaatttgataggtatgttcctttttaaattgcgcttcgacgtatatacaaggtttttggaaattttgcatttcaagcataatgagaggaaaaaggagcctccttcataccccaatattagagtaaaaatcagactatagaattatccatcataaatcagctgacaagtgattacacagatgtgtggagaagccagtctattgctgtatttccataaggtctatagtatCAATCAtgcaggtacttgtggatgagaatactgcgtgaggtctactgttcacagaactaccagtagtTTCAACTTCTTCCAATAGATatcgcaatcggcagtgccatccagacgaccggtttttagttttcagtttttgttGTGAAAGAAGACATTGTCACTAATAACGTGCATTATTGGAATTATTCGGTTTGCAGCTCCTTTAGATGTTTGTGGTGGAagaatgttgtgtacatcatgagtgaaaaatgtttttctcccattttaacattttaacatttcaacatttcaacattttaacattttacggtaacattttaacattttaacattttaacattttaacattttaacatttcaacattttacagtaacatttaaacatttaaacatttgaacattcaaacatttaaacatttaaacatttgaacattcaaacattttaaacatttaaacatttaaacatttaaacatttaaacatttaaacatttaaacatttaaacatttaaacatttaacattttaacattttaacattttaacattttaacattttaacattttaacatttaaacatttgaacatttaaacatttaacatttaaacattcaacattttaacattttaacatttaaacatttgaacattttaacatttcaacattttaacatttaaacatttaaacatttaaacatttaaacatttgaacatttaaacatttaaacattaaacatttaaacttttaaacgtttaaacatttcaacatttcaacatttcaacatttcaacattataacattcaaacattcaaacatttaaacatttaaacattcaaacattgacacatttaaacatttaaacattaacatttaaacattaaacatttaaacatttaaacatttaaacatttaaacatttaaacatttaaacatttaaacatttaaacattaaacatttaaacattaaacatttaacatttaaacatttaaacatttaaacatttaaacatttaaacatttaaacatttaaacatttaaacatttaaacatttaacatttaaacatttaaacatttaaacatttaaacatttaaacatttaaacatttaaacatttaaacatttaaacatttaaacatttaaacatttaaacatttaaacatttaaacatttaaacatttaaacattaaacatttaaacatttaacatttaaacatttaaacatttaaacatttaacatttaaacatttaaacatttaacatttaaacatttaacatttaaacatttaaacatttaacatttaaacatttaaacattcaaacattaaacatttaaaatttaaacatttaaacatttaaacatttaaacatttaagcatttaaacattctaacatataaacatttaaacatgaagagaaataccaaaccgtcgacttgaatcttagacctcacttcgctcggtcaacaaatcACTGATTTCGTTATGGCTGCTTtcaaatagagaaaaaaaatctttttttgaaaacagggtacttgattttttttcatctattcatttaataatttcctGCTGATACAAATTGAGTTTGTTTCTTCATGTTGCAGAAGTAAATACAAAAACAGGATTGGTTTCAAGACATACCTATAGACTGATTTGGCTAGATGGCTCCTACCGCCACACTTGGGTGGGGCGCTCTGCCTGCGCCCCGTTTGCACCGCCCCCCCAAGGTGAGGATGGAAGACAGGCATTGGAACAGCACATCAACACAGTAAGTCTTCCATTGGTTTGTTATCCCACTATAATACTATctttaaaatcacttcactttttACTAAGGGCtacttttatttaatattaataaaaatctggtgtggtacactcacacaactttccttgctcattgagctgtaagccccattcttaaacgagaataatccaggggaataacataatgacgattggcggcaaaatatttgaaactacgatcacaCTTGTGCATTTATGAGTATATATAAtcgttttcaaagtactttttctttgtgtaaattgtgaaattcgatgatattttccaaaagtcgtcaaaacagctgttctacagatgaaatatctcgtatatgtgttctttttatgaactgctctacctacctagcacatgcacgagaaggaggttacaaagtccatttctcaaggatggggtggacccctcattagtttcccagaaaggagactcatgccagttgatagagctgataaataactatacagggtatgaatttgaaaaaaatcggtcatcatttttgagaaaattgtgaaaaacatgttttttagtaattatccgccatttttctcacatacatgacacacacacactcacacatgcacatatacacacacacacacacacacacacacaaacacacacacacacacgcacacacacacacacacattcagaccaatacccaaaagggtccacttttttggactcaggggaccttgaaacgtatagaaatttagaaattagggtaccttaattttttcggaaagcaatactctccttacctatggtatagggcaaggaaggtaaaaactctaaaattctgatcaatatgagataaatatatgattcacatatatgtcccatatgaccaggtgacacattCTTGCTATTATTGTGTCAGCAAATTAGAATTGatacaatttgaatttgttctCAGTACCGGAGGAACAGAAAAGATCGGGCAGCGTTGCGGGTGCCAAGGCGCCTGGAGCAGGTGTGCCGTGAGGGGGTCGAGGAGGCTATCAACTTGAGCCACCTCCCCACGGCAGCCCGGCTTGAAGCCGTCGCGGCCCAACTGACACCACTCCCCGTTGATGACGAGGAGTGGTTGCAGGTTGGCCCCGATGGCCAGGCGCCGAGGCCGGAGCCCCGCCAGGCCCCCGAGCCCATGGAGCTCCCCGAACCCATGGAACTCCCCGAACCCATGGAACTCCCAGAACCCATGGAGCTTCCCGAACCCATGGAGCTACCCGAACCCATGGAGCTCCCCGAACCAGCAGCAGTCGTAAGTCCtcttcaataaatgaatctatTTAGTTgccaaaaatacaaataatctggtgtggtacactcacacaactttccttgatcATTTAGCTGTAACATTCACCGAGAAT
The window above is part of the Nilaparvata lugens isolate BPH chromosome 12, ASM1435652v1, whole genome shotgun sequence genome. Proteins encoded here:
- the LOC120353892 gene encoding uncharacterized protein TP_0369-like isoform X2, which gives rise to MHDGMFLPGDIIFGRIGKLPFLPAIIVPEEGRANETAYHRVKQVNTKTGLVSRHTYRLIWLDGSYRHTWVGRSACAPFAPPPQGEDGRQALEQHINTYRRNRKDRAALRVPRRLEQVCREGVEEAINLSHLPTAARLEAVAAQLTPLPVDDEEWLQVGPDGQAPRPEPRQAPEPMELPEPMELPEPMELPEPMELPEPMELPEPMELPEPAAVERTPPPPPQRPDTPVEPQAPSPELEQPPAPVQEQPPAPVQEQPPAPVQEQPPAPELEHILEEMERQRRENARQDALFCQALWPGQNRVLVSY
- the LOC120353892 gene encoding pollen-specific leucine-rich repeat extensin-like protein 3 isoform X1 is translated as MHDGMFLPGDIIFGRIGKLPFLPAIIVPEEGRANETAYHRVKQVNTKTGLVSRHTYRLIWLDGSYRHTWVGRSACAPFAPPPQGEDGRQALEQHINTYRRNRKDRAALRVPRRLEQVCREGVEEAINLSHLPTAARLEAVAAQLTPLPVDDEEWLQVGPDGQAPRPEPRQAPEPMELPEPMELPEPMELPEPMELPEPMELPEPMELPEPAAVERTPPPPPQRPDTPVEPQAPSPELEQPPAPVQEQPPAPVQEQPPAPVQEQPPAPELEHIIDAAPVFEDLEEMERQRRENARQDALFCQALWPGQNRVLVSY